Proteins from a single region of Haloplanus sp. GDY1:
- a CDS encoding DUF6293 family protein, with translation MNVAERVHVMPLGFEHDRIVEPAVEYRADRVILLDWIADDIERPAYHEDVLADLDSAGIDVERRECALFDLYDSIAVVAEIATDEATPDGEDDVANEVYVNLATGSKITAIGGMIACMVTGAAHPYYVRAERYASGTEPVGYGMELAIDLPTYPMDRPDRQQIAVLDRLVEEGACSKKALIRFGADRDLPFIRDCDRPFDGSGKPTKQAYARLRRHVVDPLREREFVTVEAAGTTRRVRATEAGRNARRAFGYVLD, from the coding sequence ATGAACGTCGCAGAACGCGTCCACGTGATGCCGCTCGGGTTCGAACACGACCGGATCGTCGAACCGGCAGTCGAGTACCGGGCCGACCGGGTGATCCTGCTCGACTGGATCGCCGACGACATCGAGCGCCCGGCGTACCACGAGGACGTACTCGCCGATCTCGACTCGGCGGGCATCGACGTCGAGCGCCGGGAGTGTGCGCTGTTCGACCTCTACGACTCCATCGCGGTCGTCGCGGAGATCGCGACCGACGAGGCGACCCCCGACGGCGAGGACGACGTCGCCAACGAGGTGTACGTCAACCTCGCGACGGGGAGCAAGATCACCGCCATCGGCGGCATGATCGCGTGCATGGTGACCGGGGCCGCCCATCCCTACTACGTCCGCGCCGAGCGCTACGCCTCGGGGACCGAACCGGTGGGGTACGGGATGGAACTCGCCATCGATCTCCCGACGTATCCCATGGACCGCCCCGACCGCCAGCAGATCGCGGTACTGGACCGACTCGTCGAGGAGGGAGCCTGCTCGAAGAAGGCGCTGATCCGCTTCGGCGCCGACCGCGACCTCCCGTTCATCCGGGACTGCGACCGACCGTTCGACGGGTCGGGAAAACCGACGAAACAGGCGTACGCGCGACTCCGACGGCACGTCGTCGACCCGCTCCGGGAGCGGGAGTTCGTGACCGTCGAGGCCGCCGGGACGACCCGGCGGGTGCGGGCGACGGAGGCCGGACGGAACGCCCGCCGGGCGTTCGGCTACGTCCTCGATTAG
- a CDS encoding 4-phosphopantoate--beta-alanine ligase: MVEAEIPEDHPRHDSLVTRHRIEAGVEKGITSRQGLIAQGRGEAFDYLLGERTLPSADDAARAAAAHLLLADRPVVSVNGNAAALVPGDLVALADAVGAELEVNLFNRTDERMRAIADHLRDHGASEVKGLAADARLPNLDHERAKVDADGIAAADVVLVPLEDGDRAAALADLGKVEIVVDLNPLSRSAQVADVPVVDNILRAIPAITAHARDLADAPREELERIVTEFDAEATLAAAERAIREG; this comes from the coding sequence ATGGTCGAGGCCGAGATACCCGAGGACCACCCCCGTCACGACTCGCTGGTGACCCGCCACCGCATCGAGGCGGGCGTCGAGAAGGGCATCACCAGCAGGCAGGGCCTCATCGCACAGGGGCGCGGCGAGGCGTTCGACTACCTGCTCGGCGAGCGGACGCTCCCTTCGGCGGACGACGCGGCGCGGGCCGCCGCCGCCCACCTGTTGCTCGCCGATCGCCCCGTCGTCTCGGTGAACGGCAACGCCGCGGCGCTGGTGCCGGGGGACCTCGTCGCCCTCGCCGACGCCGTCGGCGCGGAGCTGGAGGTGAACCTGTTCAACCGTACCGACGAGCGGATGCGTGCCATCGCCGACCACCTCCGCGACCACGGCGCGAGCGAGGTGAAGGGGCTGGCGGCCGACGCGCGACTCCCGAATCTGGACCACGAGCGAGCGAAGGTGGACGCCGACGGCATCGCCGCCGCGGACGTCGTGCTAGTGCCGCTGGAGGACGGCGACCGGGCCGCGGCGCTCGCGGACCTCGGCAAGGTGGAGATCGTCGTCGACCTCAACCCCCTCTCGCGGTCGGCGCAGGTGGCGGACGTGCCGGTCGTCGACAACATCCTGCGGGCGATTCCGGCGATCACGGCCCACGCCCGCGACCTGGCCGACGCACCGCGCGAGGAACTCGAACGGATCGTGACCGAGTTCGACGCCGAGGCGACGCTCGCGGCCGCCGAGCGGGCGATCCGCGAGGGGTAG
- the eno gene encoding phosphopyruvate hydratase → MTDIEGVDAWEVLDSRGEPTVRVRVETADGAGTFTVPAGASTGAHEAVERRDGGDRYGGRGVRDAVAAVRDELAPVVVGRPATDQRGIDEALVDRDGTESLSRLGANAVLGVSGAVARAAAAATDRPLYEALAPDAGPGSLPLPMVNVLSGGLHAAADLPIQDFLAVPVGADTYPEALETAWAVRRAAGRRIGDGDHPPPVADEGGFVPPVADADAAFDLLVDAVRDAGHDPGSDVAIAVDVAATHFYDPDRERYALPGEALSREAMIDRVAGWIDDHPVRSVEDPLAEDDWRGWERLADRVGDRVQLLGDDLLATNAARLDRAVDAGAANAALIKPNQAGTITRTRRVLERAVDAGWAPVVSARSGETCDSTIADLAVALDAGQIKIGSLARSERLAKYNRLLEIDRRHGGGFAGAAALSPRL, encoded by the coding sequence ATGACCGACATCGAGGGCGTCGACGCGTGGGAGGTACTGGACTCGCGGGGCGAGCCCACGGTTCGCGTCCGGGTCGAGACGGCCGACGGCGCGGGCACCTTCACCGTCCCGGCGGGGGCGAGTACGGGCGCCCACGAGGCCGTCGAGCGCCGCGACGGCGGCGACCGCTACGGCGGCCGCGGGGTGCGCGACGCCGTCGCGGCGGTCCGCGACGAACTCGCCCCCGTGGTCGTCGGGCGCCCTGCGACCGACCAGCGCGGGATCGACGAGGCCCTCGTCGACCGCGACGGCACCGAGAGCCTCTCCCGACTCGGCGCCAACGCCGTCCTCGGCGTCTCGGGCGCCGTCGCGCGCGCCGCGGCCGCGGCGACCGACCGCCCGCTGTACGAGGCGCTGGCGCCCGACGCCGGCCCCGGATCCCTCCCGCTGCCCATGGTCAACGTCCTGAGTGGCGGCCTCCACGCGGCGGCCGACCTGCCGATCCAGGATTTCCTCGCCGTGCCCGTGGGAGCGGACACCTACCCCGAGGCGCTGGAGACGGCGTGGGCGGTGCGCCGGGCGGCCGGCCGGCGGATCGGCGACGGCGACCACCCGCCCCCGGTCGCAGACGAGGGCGGGTTCGTCCCCCCCGTCGCCGACGCGGACGCCGCCTTCGACCTCCTGGTCGACGCCGTCCGTGACGCCGGCCACGACCCGGGGTCGGACGTCGCCATCGCCGTCGACGTGGCGGCGACGCACTTCTACGATCCGGATCGGGAGCGGTACGCGCTCCCCGGCGAGGCGCTGTCCCGCGAGGCGATGATCGACCGCGTGGCGGGCTGGATCGACGACCACCCCGTGCGCTCGGTCGAGGACCCGCTCGCCGAGGACGACTGGCGCGGCTGGGAGCGACTGGCCGACCGCGTCGGCGACCGGGTGCAGTTGCTCGGCGACGACCTGCTGGCGACGAACGCCGCCCGCCTCGACCGGGCGGTCGACGCCGGCGCCGCCAACGCCGCGCTGATCAAGCCGAACCAGGCGGGGACGATCACCCGGACGCGGCGGGTCCTCGAGCGCGCGGTGGACGCGGGCTGGGCGCCCGTCGTCTCCGCGCGCTCCGGCGAGACCTGCGATTCGACCATCGCTGACCTCGCCGTCGCGCTGGACGCCGGGCAGATCAAGATCGGATCGCTCGCCCGGTCGGAGCGTCTCGCCAAGTACAACCGACTGCTCGAGATCGACCGGCGACACGGCGGCGGCTTCGCGGGAGCGGCGGCACTGTCCCCCCGGCTCTGA
- a CDS encoding class I SAM-dependent methyltransferase: protein MSLRPYFFGVYHWRERLARIVAAAALVAAAIAAFRRGGRTLRAVAVGVGAGALYRGGDATRRLLSPPPWALDRAKYDALGSLLPLAEGARVLDVGCGTGRSLVGLAPHLPDDATVVGCDVFDDRVILGNGPALARRNGAVAGVDVSPVAGDAARLPVADGAFDAVTACRVLHDVPEAHRADAAAELRRVCADDGVVGLLELPITPDGVTDHEAYWRGCLEDAGLVVDRVATVERRRRPGEPYVAIAATPR from the coding sequence GTGTCACTCCGACCGTACTTCTTCGGCGTCTACCACTGGCGGGAGCGACTCGCTCGGATCGTCGCCGCGGCGGCGCTCGTCGCGGCCGCCATCGCCGCCTTCCGCCGCGGCGGCCGGACGCTCCGCGCCGTCGCCGTGGGGGTCGGCGCCGGCGCGCTCTACCGCGGCGGCGACGCGACCCGCCGTCTGCTCTCGCCCCCGCCGTGGGCGCTCGACCGAGCGAAGTACGACGCGCTCGGATCGCTCCTCCCGCTGGCCGAGGGCGCCCGCGTCCTCGACGTGGGGTGTGGGACCGGGCGGTCGCTGGTCGGCCTCGCGCCGCACCTGCCGGACGACGCCACCGTGGTGGGCTGTGACGTCTTCGACGACCGGGTGATCCTCGGCAACGGGCCGGCGCTGGCCCGTCGCAACGGCGCCGTCGCCGGCGTCGACGTGTCGCCGGTCGCGGGCGACGCCGCCCGTCTCCCCGTTGCCGACGGGGCGTTCGACGCCGTCACCGCCTGCCGCGTACTCCACGACGTGCCCGAGGCCCACCGCGCGGACGCCGCCGCGGAACTCCGGCGGGTGTGTGCCGACGACGGGGTCGTGGGTCTGCTGGAACTGCCGATCACGCCCGACGGCGTGACCGACCACGAGGCGTACTGGCGCGGGTGTCTGGAGGACGCCGGCCTCGTCGTCGACCGGGTGGCGACCGTCGAGCGACGGCGCCGACCGGGGGAGCCGTACGTCGCCATCGCGGCGACGCCGCGCTGA
- a CDS encoding phosphotransferase family protein codes for MTDQDPDFTADAAVEHCRRHGVVPPDADATVRSLGGGVSNHVYQVTWDDDCVVVKRPLPNLAVEDDWPADVDRVHNEAAAIRTYESVLADSGVRARVPGVVSETDDHVVAIECAPADATMWKAELLDGRVDAGVATAVGDVLGAVHAATADDPEVRETFAEKRPFDQLRVDPYHRATARRNPDVADAIREEIDRVLGTERTLVHGDYSPKNVLVDRSGATTPWILDFEVAHWGDPAFDTAFMLNHLYIKSVYNHGNHAAYADAADRFWNAYDAAVDWDIERETVRELAVLMLARVDGKSPVEYVEREAVADALRRVAKRTLRGDAGRLDGFAALAREEALAL; via the coding sequence ATGACCGACCAGGACCCGGACTTCACGGCCGACGCGGCCGTCGAGCACTGCCGGCGCCACGGGGTCGTCCCGCCCGACGCGGACGCGACCGTGCGCTCGCTCGGCGGCGGCGTCTCGAATCACGTCTACCAGGTGACCTGGGACGACGACTGTGTCGTCGTGAAGCGCCCGCTCCCGAACCTCGCCGTCGAGGACGACTGGCCCGCGGACGTCGACCGCGTCCACAACGAGGCGGCGGCCATCCGCACCTACGAGTCGGTGCTGGCCGACTCGGGCGTCCGGGCCCGCGTCCCGGGCGTCGTGAGCGAGACGGACGACCACGTCGTCGCCATCGAGTGCGCGCCCGCGGACGCGACGATGTGGAAGGCGGAACTGCTCGACGGCCGGGTCGACGCCGGCGTCGCGACGGCCGTCGGCGACGTCCTCGGCGCCGTCCACGCGGCGACGGCCGACGACCCCGAGGTGCGCGAGACGTTCGCGGAGAAACGGCCCTTCGACCAGTTGCGCGTCGACCCCTACCACCGCGCCACGGCACGGCGGAACCCCGACGTCGCCGACGCCATCCGCGAGGAGATCGACCGGGTGCTGGGGACCGAGCGCACCCTCGTCCACGGCGACTACAGCCCGAAGAACGTCCTCGTCGACCGCTCCGGGGCGACCACCCCCTGGATCCTCGACTTCGAGGTGGCCCACTGGGGTGACCCCGCCTTCGACACCGCGTTCATGCTCAACCACCTCTACATCAAGTCCGTCTACAACCACGGGAACCACGCCGCCTACGCCGACGCCGCCGACCGGTTCTGGAACGCCTACGACGCCGCGGTCGACTGGGACATCGAACGCGAGACGGTCCGGGAACTCGCCGTGTTGATGCTGGCCCGCGTCGACGGCAAGTCGCCCGTCGAGTACGTCGAGCGCGAGGCGGTGGCCGACGCCCTCCGCCGGGTGGCAAAGCGGACGCTCCGCGGCGACGCCGGGCGCCTCGACGGGTTCGCGGCGCTGGCCCGCGAGGAGGCGCTGGCCCTATGA
- a CDS encoding pyridoxal phosphate-dependent aminotransferase has translation MTLGPTDRVRSVERSSIRYMFDIAEEVDDDLVRLEVGIPDFDTPAHVTDAACRAARDGHTSYTTNAGNPELRDAIADHMAADYGVRADPDEVIVTSGGMEALHLAALCTVSPGDEVVFPTPGFPNYWVQTRMADGVPTPVPMPAESGFDLSADRLVDAIGPDTALVILCSPNNPTGRTYDPETVRAVVDAAADHDAYVVADEVYLGLSYEDDPRSVAAMTGNPENVLTVNSCSKRYAMTGWRVGWLAGTTDIVDQATKIHESTTSCAPSVSQHAALAALTGPQDAAQEMYDAFRERRDYVVDRVADVDGLSCPRPEGAFYAFLDPDLPGTSLEMAEHLLREYGVVLAPGDGFGDAGAGWLRLSFANSLDRLEVGFDRLERAIDDAR, from the coding sequence ATGACCCTCGGTCCGACCGACCGCGTGCGTTCAGTCGAGCGATCGAGCATTCGCTACATGTTCGACATCGCGGAGGAAGTCGACGACGACCTCGTGCGACTGGAGGTGGGCATTCCCGACTTCGACACGCCCGCGCACGTCACCGACGCCGCCTGCAGGGCGGCGCGGGACGGGCACACCAGTTACACCACCAACGCCGGCAACCCGGAACTCCGCGACGCCATCGCCGACCACATGGCCGCGGACTACGGCGTCCGGGCCGACCCCGACGAGGTGATCGTCACCTCGGGCGGGATGGAGGCGCTGCACCTCGCCGCGCTCTGTACCGTCTCGCCCGGTGACGAGGTGGTCTTCCCGACGCCCGGCTTCCCCAACTACTGGGTCCAGACCCGGATGGCCGACGGCGTGCCCACGCCGGTCCCCATGCCCGCCGAATCGGGGTTCGATCTGAGCGCCGACCGCCTCGTCGACGCCATCGGCCCCGACACGGCGCTGGTGATCCTCTGTTCGCCCAACAACCCCACCGGCCGGACGTACGACCCCGAGACGGTCCGTGCCGTCGTCGACGCCGCCGCCGACCACGACGCCTACGTCGTCGCCGACGAGGTGTATCTCGGCCTCTCCTACGAGGACGACCCCCGGAGCGTCGCCGCCATGACGGGCAACCCCGAGAACGTCCTCACGGTCAACTCCTGTTCGAAGCGCTACGCCATGACCGGGTGGCGGGTCGGGTGGCTCGCGGGCACGACCGACATCGTCGATCAGGCGACGAAGATCCACGAGTCGACCACCTCGTGTGCGCCGAGCGTGAGCCAGCACGCGGCCCTCGCGGCCCTGACCGGGCCGCAGGACGCCGCTCAGGAGATGTACGACGCCTTCCGCGAGCGCCGCGACTACGTCGTCGACCGCGTCGCCGACGTCGACGGCCTCTCCTGCCCCCGACCGGAGGGCGCCTTCTACGCCTTCCTCGACCCGGACCTCCCGGGAACGAGCCTGGAGATGGCCGAACACCTCCTCCGGGAGTACGGCGTCGTCCTCGCCCCCGGCGACGGCTTCGGCGACGCGGGCGCCGGCTGGCTCCGCCTGAGTTTCGCCAACAGCCTCGACCGCCTCGAAGTCGGCTTCGACCGCCTCGAACGCGCCATCGACGACGCACGGTAG
- a CDS encoding DUF429 domain-containing protein: MSDDPLYVGADVSSGSWVAVAFGVGEFDHAAVFEEVGDLWLRYEERAERILLDVPIGLIEEGSTGRACERLAREVLGPRRSAVFTPPVREATRKRRYPAAKRVNERKTGTGLTKQAFAISDDIAAVDELLQELPEAREVIAEAHPEVCFRAFADEPLEYSKLTAGGYAERMRTLAEFDRDAPPVVQSAAEATGGAEVGVDDVLDAVALAYTARPGPGELRTLPPEPETDATGLPMRMVYRSTAPLVDADE, translated from the coding sequence ATGAGCGACGACCCGCTGTACGTCGGCGCGGACGTGAGTTCGGGGTCGTGGGTCGCCGTCGCGTTCGGCGTCGGGGAGTTCGATCACGCCGCCGTCTTCGAGGAGGTCGGCGACCTCTGGCTCCGGTACGAGGAGCGCGCCGAGCGGATCCTGCTCGACGTCCCCATCGGCCTGATCGAGGAGGGCTCGACGGGACGGGCGTGTGAACGGCTCGCCCGGGAGGTGCTCGGGCCGAGGCGGTCGGCGGTGTTCACGCCGCCGGTCCGGGAGGCGACGCGCAAGCGCCGCTACCCCGCGGCCAAGCGTGTCAACGAACGCAAGACGGGCACGGGCCTCACGAAACAGGCCTTCGCCATCAGCGACGACATCGCCGCGGTCGACGAACTGCTGCAGGAACTGCCGGAGGCCCGCGAGGTGATCGCCGAGGCTCACCCCGAGGTGTGCTTTCGCGCCTTCGCCGACGAGCCCCTGGAGTACTCGAAGCTGACCGCCGGCGGCTACGCCGAGCGGATGCGCACGCTCGCCGAGTTCGACCGCGACGCCCCTCCGGTGGTGCAGTCGGCCGCGGAGGCGACCGGCGGCGCGGAGGTCGGCGTCGACGACGTCCTCGACGCCGTGGCGCTCGCCTACACGGCCCGTCCGGGACCGGGCGAACTGCGGACCCTCCCTCCGGAGCCCGAGACCGACGCGACCGGGCTGCCGATGCGGATGGTGTACCGGTCGACCGCGCCGCTCGTCGACGCCGACGAGTGA